One window of the Hypanus sabinus isolate sHypSab1 chromosome 13, sHypSab1.hap1, whole genome shotgun sequence genome contains the following:
- the arsa gene encoding arylsulfatase A, whose amino-acid sequence MAPAELLRLRLLLLLLLLLPLRLSLAAASRPGLVLILADDLGYGDLGCFGHPSSLTPNLDRLAASGRRFSDFYSAASVCSPSRAALLTGRYPTRSGIFPGVFYPGSKGGLPLNETTIAELLKQQGYVTAMVGKWHLGYGLNGTYLPIHHGFEEFLGVPYSHDQGPCQNLTCFPPDTKCFGKCDQGVVLLPLIRNNTVIEQPISFPELTPQYDHFARDFILRAAQQQKPFFLYYASHHTHYPQFASADFTRRSMRGPLGDALMEFDGSVGQILKALRDAGVENNTLIFFTSDNGPELKRRSRGGNAGLLKCGKATTYEGGMREPAIAYWPGRIAPGVTHELASTLDILPTIASLTGAKLPRVKLDGYDMGDILFNNGKSKRGTMFYYPVSANKKLGVFAVRKGRYKAHYYTQGSTLSDSTPDHDCHWDSLLASHDPPLLFDLEADPSENYPLSSSDIPNYSWIINQIHKEKLMFELEMEFGESQTEKGVDPNLEPCINVGCRPRPSCCVKT is encoded by the exons ATGGCGCCCGCGGAGCTGCTCCGGCTCcggctcctgctcctgctcctgctcctgctcccgcTCCGGCTCAGCCTGGCCGCCGCCTCCCGCCCCGGGCTGGTGTTGATCCTGGCCGATGACCTGGGATACGGAGACCTGGGCTGCTTCGGACATCCGAGCTCCCTCACCCCAAATCTGGACCGACTGGCAGCCTCGGGCCGAAGGTTCAGCGATTTCTACAGCGCGGCCAGCGTCTGCAGCCCGTCTCG GGCAGCCTTGCTCACAGGCCGTTACCCTACGCGATCAGGAATTTTCCCAGGCGTCTTCTACCCTGGGTCAAAGGGGGGACTGCCACTAAATGAAACTACAATTGCTGAGTTGTTGAAGCAGCAAGGATATGTCACTGCCATGGTGGGGAAATGGCATTTGGGCTATGGATTAAATGGGACTTACTTACCCATCCACCATGGTTTTGAAGAATTCCTGGGTGTTCCATACTCCCACGATCAGGGTCCCTGCCAGAATTTGACCTGTTTCCCACCGGACACCAAGTGTTTTGGAAAGTGTGATCAAGGAGTGGTCCTCTTGCCCCTAATCAGGAATAACACAGTGATTGAGCAGCCGATCAGCTTTCCTGAGCTCACTCCACAGTATGATCACTTTGCAAGAGACTTCATTCTAAGAGCAGCACAACAACAAAAACCATTCTTCCTTTATTACGCATCACAT CATACCCATTATCCACAGTTTGCAAGTGCAGATTTTACAAGAAGGTCGATGAGGGGCCCTCTGGGAGACGCACTGATGGAATTTGATGGTTCAGTGGGGCAGATACTGAAGGCTTTACGTGATGCTGGAGTGGAGAATAACACGTTAATCTTCTTCACCAGTGATAATGG acCAGAACTGAAGCGACGATCGCGTGGTGGAAATGCTGGGCTGCTGAAGTGTGGCAAAGCCACCACATATGAAGGAGGGATGAGGGAACCGGCAATTGCCTACTGGCCTGGCCGCATCGCTCCAG GTGTGACCCACGAACTGGCCAGCACCCTTGATATCCTGCCAACAATTGCCAGCCTCACGGGTGCAAAGCTTCCACGTGTCAAACTTGATGGATATGATATGGGGGATATCCTCTTCAATAATGGGAAG AGCAAGCGGGGCACCATGTTTTACTATCCAGTTTCTGCCAACAAGAAGCTGGGTGTGTTCGCAGTACGTAAAGGGCGGTACAAAGCCCACTACTACACTCAAG GTTCTACCCTCAGTGACAGTACCCCTGACCATGACTGTCACTGGGACTCGCTTCTCGCCTCCCATGACCCTCCACTGCTCTTTGATCTGGAAGCTGATCCTTCTGAGAACTATCCCCTGAGCAGCTCTGACATTCCCAATTACAGCTGGATAATCAACCAGATACACAAGGAAAAGCTGATGTTTGAACTGGAAATGGAGTTTGGAGAAAGCCAGACTGAGAAGGGAGTTGACCCAAATCTTGAACCTTGCATCAATGTTGGGTGTAGACCCCGGCCTAGCTGCTGTGTTAAGACTTAG